One window of the Rhizobiaceae bacterium genome contains the following:
- a CDS encoding Wzz/FepE/Etk N-terminal domain-containing protein produces MVESGKAGATKERKSLLAFSRGRDAEAAEADPVSNFAEDAQARHRLARSRREARRSPILEALAVGEEDTDGHGREVDADREPQVSIPDSAPAAEAVSAGPRRETVSLEPVSQPVRQEGIADRVKSFVSGWREPDPDAPAKQFAVDPVSDHDHFIGRDDLRERETAPREGETEIWTPLIDPLKVIGRVVDSKLLIVSTTILGALIGVAIALQTPKKYEAITELLVDPRDLKLSERDLTVQGLPSDATLAIVENQARILTSGTVLNKVVGDLKLDADPEFNGQQKSFGLGAFIAELRSILSRGDGAGDSVDYRRTIAIENLARALTVERGGKTFVITIGVATLSPQKSALIANTMTDVFLETYGQIQSQTAGRAADELTARLDELRKGVEDAERKVATFKAENDIIDPQGRLITDDEIIKLNDQLSTARARTLELNARAASARDVDVDSVVAGAIPESINSSVIGELRSQYASLKNEADRIAVRLGPRHPERQAMDAQLAGARDQIATELRRIASSVQVELKRAVELEQQLAQRLAQLKVRQGDMSGELVQLRELEREASTKRAVYEAYLLRARETGEQRDINTANMSVISKAYPPLDPSGPSRSMIALAGMFLGFASGVGFAMMRGAYESLRDRRRAVQGARPQPPAPRGDGPRPARRMPGGGAAVAEGGLRENLRSAAGARATSDDSQPVSAENKDTTSSEDSSMHTRPVDFHYPYAGEPVSPATPAWAQEAPPAPYAEQMPAYAHPAQPPLYQQQAYAQPQPASYPAPYAGYAPPAYPQVSAPSAAYAPPMHPAHAYAPQPDPRMHPGHWQGYGAPAAPQHAPVHGAAPAAPYPPSRAYPPQAYAPAPQPRAANQPIPFPVRNVQAVDAPQPASQTLTEQETSSAIADIRASLAEFREAVRDFTESRQRRRFF; encoded by the coding sequence ATGGTCGAAAGCGGAAAGGCAGGCGCGACGAAGGAGCGGAAATCGCTCCTCGCCTTCAGCCGTGGCCGCGATGCCGAAGCAGCTGAAGCCGATCCTGTCTCGAACTTCGCCGAGGATGCCCAGGCTCGCCACCGTCTGGCGCGATCCCGTCGCGAGGCGCGGCGCAGCCCCATACTCGAGGCGCTCGCGGTCGGCGAGGAGGATACGGACGGGCATGGGCGGGAGGTCGATGCCGACAGAGAGCCGCAGGTCTCAATCCCGGATTCCGCGCCGGCGGCGGAGGCCGTCAGCGCCGGCCCACGGCGGGAGACGGTGTCTCTCGAGCCCGTGTCGCAACCGGTTCGGCAGGAAGGCATTGCCGACCGCGTCAAGTCGTTCGTATCCGGCTGGCGCGAACCGGACCCGGACGCGCCCGCGAAGCAGTTCGCCGTCGATCCCGTCTCCGATCACGACCATTTCATCGGCCGCGACGATCTCCGCGAGCGCGAAACCGCGCCGCGCGAGGGCGAGACGGAGATCTGGACGCCGCTGATCGACCCCTTGAAGGTGATCGGCCGGGTTGTCGATTCCAAGCTGCTCATCGTCTCGACCACGATACTGGGCGCCCTGATCGGCGTCGCCATCGCGCTGCAGACGCCGAAGAAGTACGAGGCCATAACCGAGCTGCTGGTCGACCCGCGCGACCTGAAGCTGTCCGAGCGCGACCTGACCGTGCAGGGCCTGCCCTCCGACGCGACACTGGCTATCGTCGAGAACCAGGCGCGCATTCTCACCTCCGGCACGGTGCTCAACAAGGTGGTCGGAGACCTGAAGCTCGACGCCGATCCCGAATTCAACGGTCAGCAGAAATCCTTCGGACTGGGTGCCTTCATCGCCGAATTGCGGTCGATCCTGTCGCGCGGCGATGGCGCCGGCGACAGCGTCGACTACCGCCGGACCATCGCCATCGAGAACCTGGCCCGCGCGCTGACGGTGGAACGCGGCGGCAAGACATTCGTGATCACGATCGGCGTCGCGACTCTCAGTCCGCAGAAATCCGCGCTCATCGCCAACACGATGACCGACGTGTTCCTCGAAACCTACGGCCAGATCCAGTCGCAGACCGCAGGCCGCGCCGCCGACGAACTGACCGCCCGTCTCGACGAGCTGCGCAAGGGCGTCGAGGACGCCGAACGCAAGGTCGCGACGTTCAAGGCCGAAAACGACATCATCGATCCGCAGGGCCGCCTGATCACGGACGATGAGATCATCAAGCTGAACGACCAGCTTTCGACGGCCCGCGCCCGCACGCTTGAACTCAATGCGCGGGCAGCGTCCGCGCGCGATGTCGATGTCGATTCGGTGGTCGCGGGAGCCATTCCCGAAAGCATCAATTCCAGCGTTATCGGCGAGCTTCGCTCGCAATACGCATCCCTGAAGAACGAGGCCGACCGCATCGCGGTGCGGCTCGGGCCGCGCCATCCGGAGCGTCAGGCGATGGACGCGCAGCTGGCCGGCGCGCGCGACCAGATCGCGACCGAGCTGCGCCGCATCGCCTCGTCGGTCCAGGTCGAGCTGAAGCGCGCCGTCGAGCTGGAGCAGCAGCTTGCGCAGCGACTGGCGCAGCTCAAGGTCCGCCAGGGCGACATGAGCGGCGAGCTGGTGCAACTGCGCGAACTGGAGCGCGAGGCCTCGACCAAGCGGGCCGTCTACGAGGCCTATCTCCTGCGCGCCCGCGAGACCGGCGAGCAGCGCGACATCAACACCGCCAATATGAGCGTCATCTCAAAAGCCTATCCGCCGCTCGATCCGAGCGGACCATCGCGGTCGATGATCGCGCTTGCCGGCATGTTCCTCGGCTTTGCCTCCGGCGTCGGATTCGCCATGATGCGCGGCGCCTATGAGAGCCTGCGCGACCGGCGGCGAGCGGTGCAAGGCGCGCGACCCCAGCCACCGGCGCCACGCGGCGATGGACCCCGTCCCGCAAGGCGCATGCCCGGTGGCGGCGCGGCGGTCGCCGAGGGCGGCCTGCGGGAAAATCTCCGCAGCGCGGCAGGCGCCCGCGCCACCTCCGACGATAGCCAGCCCGTCAGCGCCGAAAACAAAGACACGACATCCAGCGAGGATAGTTCGATGCACACCCGTCCCGTGGACTTCCATTACCCCTACGCAGGCGAACCCGTGTCGCCGGCAACTCCCGCATGGGCTCAGGAGGCCCCGCCGGCGCCTTATGCCGAGCAGATGCCGGCCTATGCCCATCCGGCTCAGCCGCCCCTTTATCAGCAGCAGGCCTATGCCCAGCCGCAGCCGGCATCCTATCCGGCGCCCTATGCAGGCTATGCCCCTCCGGCCTATCCACAGGTTTCCGCGCCGTCGGCCGCCTATGCGCCGCCTATGCATCCGGCGCACGCCTATGCCCCGCAGCCCGATCCGCGCATGCATCCCGGGCATTGGCAGGGCTACGGCGCGCCCGCCGCGCCGCAGCACGCGCCGGTCCATGGCGCGGCGCCGGCGGCACCCTATCCGCCATCCCGCGCCTATCCGCCGCAGGCCTACGCACCCGCTCCGCAGCCGCGCGCGGCCAACCAGCCGATTCCGTTCCCGGTCCGCAACGTGCAGGCAGTCGACGCGCCGCAGCCCGCCAGTCAGACGCTGACCGAGCAGGAGACCTCCAGCGCTATCGCCGATATCCGCGCCAGTCTGGCGGAGTTCCGCGAGGCCGTCCGGGACTTCACCGAAAGCCGTCAGCGCCGCCGCTTCTTCTGA
- the folD gene encoding bifunctional methylenetetrahydrofolate dehydrogenase/methenyltetrahydrofolate cyclohydrolase FolD codes for MAEIIDGRRIADDVVETVRKRTAELVAAGHSAPGLAVVIVGEDPASQVYVASKSKKAKECGFHSVQHTLPAETSEETLLRLIGELNADPAIHGILVQLPLPAHLDSGKVIQTIAPEKDVDGFHFINVGKLGTGETKTAFVPCTPAGSMILIERVRGKDLSGLNAVVVGRSNIVGKPMANLLLAANCTVTIAHSRTKDLPAVCRGADILVAAVGRPEMIKGDWVKPGATVIDVGINRVPAPEKGEGKSRLVGDVDFAGASGRAGAITPVPGGVGPMTIALLMANTLVSASLAAGLDRPTF; via the coding sequence ATGGCCGAGATCATCGATGGCAGGCGTATAGCCGACGACGTCGTCGAAACCGTCAGGAAGCGCACAGCGGAACTCGTCGCCGCCGGCCACTCCGCGCCCGGTCTGGCCGTGGTCATCGTCGGCGAGGACCCCGCCAGCCAGGTGTATGTAGCGTCCAAGTCGAAGAAGGCCAAGGAGTGCGGCTTCCATTCCGTGCAGCACACGCTGCCGGCAGAAACCTCGGAGGAGACGCTGCTCAGGCTGATCGGCGAGCTGAACGCCGATCCCGCGATCCACGGCATTCTGGTGCAGCTGCCGCTGCCGGCTCATCTAGATTCCGGCAAGGTCATCCAGACGATAGCGCCCGAGAAGGATGTCGACGGCTTTCATTTCATCAATGTCGGCAAGCTCGGCACCGGCGAGACGAAGACCGCTTTCGTGCCCTGCACGCCGGCGGGCTCGATGATCCTCATCGAGCGCGTGCGCGGCAAGGATCTTTCCGGCCTCAATGCCGTCGTGGTCGGACGCTCCAACATTGTCGGCAAGCCGATGGCGAATCTGCTGCTCGCCGCGAACTGCACGGTGACGATCGCCCACAGCCGGACGAAGGATCTGCCGGCGGTCTGCCGCGGCGCCGACATTCTCGTCGCCGCCGTCGGCCGGCCTGAGATGATCAAGGGCGACTGGGTGAAGCCGGGCGCCACCGTCATCGACGTCGGCATCAACCGCGTTCCCGCGCCGGAGAAGGGCGAGGGCAAGTCCCGTCTCGTCGGCGACGTGGATTTCGCCGGCGCCTCCGGGCGGGCCGGGGCCATCACGCCCGTTCCGGGCGGCGTCGGCCCGATGACGATCGCACTGCTGATGGCGAACACGCTGGTATCGGCCAGCCTCGCGGCCGGCCTCGACCGTCCGACATTTTGA
- a CDS encoding GlxA family transcriptional regulator, whose product MTEPQQSGRQFAFLLVDKFSMFSLAAAIDTVRSANRLLGRDFYSWTTVSADGDAVMASNGLPLKIDYSVADIPPVDILFVCVGLTTEFPGKSKVLGALRSWGRRGGALGALSVGSYLLAEAGQLEGHRCTIHWENRAGFMERFPEIECTGNVFEIDRKRYTCAGGTTSIDLMLEIVRSDFGVNLANGVANQFQHERIRSAGDRQRVGPERDLTGKSEKLRKIVELMADNLDEPYSAVELAKSAKLSVRQVERLFLRHLNVTPGRYYMRLRLERARELLRQTNMPILDVAIATGFTSHSYFAQSYRLQFGRPPSEERRTTY is encoded by the coding sequence ATGACCGAGCCGCAGCAATCGGGCCGGCAGTTCGCCTTCCTGCTGGTCGACAAGTTCTCCATGTTCTCGCTGGCCGCCGCCATCGATACCGTGCGCTCGGCCAACCGCCTGCTCGGCCGCGACTTCTATTCCTGGACGACGGTCTCGGCGGATGGCGACGCGGTGATGGCGTCCAACGGTCTGCCGTTGAAGATCGACTACAGCGTCGCCGACATTCCGCCCGTCGACATTCTCTTCGTCTGCGTCGGCCTGACGACGGAGTTTCCCGGCAAGAGCAAGGTTCTGGGCGCGTTGCGCAGCTGGGGCCGCCGGGGCGGGGCGCTGGGCGCTCTGTCCGTCGGCTCCTATCTGCTCGCCGAGGCCGGCCAGCTCGAAGGCCATCGCTGCACCATCCACTGGGAGAACCGCGCCGGCTTCATGGAGCGGTTCCCGGAGATCGAATGCACCGGCAACGTCTTCGAGATCGACCGCAAACGCTATACATGCGCCGGCGGCACCACCTCCATCGACCTGATGCTGGAGATCGTGCGTTCGGATTTCGGCGTCAACCTCGCCAACGGCGTCGCCAACCAGTTCCAGCACGAGCGCATCCGCTCGGCCGGCGACCGCCAGCGCGTCGGCCCCGAGCGCGACCTGACCGGCAAGTCGGAGAAGCTCAGGAAGATCGTCGAGCTGATGGCCGACAATCTCGACGAGCCCTATTCGGCGGTGGAGCTCGCCAAATCCGCCAAGCTCTCCGTCCGGCAGGTCGAGCGGCTTTTCCTGCGGCATCTGAACGTCACGCCGGGGCGCTATTACATGCGCCTCAGGCTGGAGCGAGCACGCGAACTGCTGCGCCAGACCAACATGCCGATCCTCGACGTGGCCATCGCGACGGGCTTCACCTCGCATTCCTATTTCGCGCAGAGCTACCGTCTGCAGTTCGGTCGCCCGCCGAGCGAGGAACGCCGCACGACGTATTGA
- a CDS encoding VWA domain-containing protein, with product MLLALLLATAASLAGERAIIVLDASGSMWGQIGSKPKLEIARETLRTVLKSIPADMELGLIAYGHREKGSCEDIELVVPPATGTAATIIDAAEKMRFLGKTPLTAAVRQAAESLRFTEEKSTVILITDGLETCNADPCALATELEQGGVDFTAHVVGFGLSEEEGRQVACLAENTGGKYLPAADAGQLTDALEQVVQAEPAPAPQPAPEPAPDFNFAPSATMSEGGPELGRDDNLVWEVYAANADGSRGENVVTDYYGGWKGRLEPGDYIVNARLDHAAVEQKVTIEPDKVATPHFVLDAGRLVIRARASEGAAIADNAAINVRYPSDGDTTYYGEMKAVFPAGEQVLTIKLGDGAVTETIALKAGQTIEKDVIVGVGRAVVNALYAAGGDRVDSGNMFTRIFKAKKKIDGTREELSYAYGPDAAFDLPAGDYVALVAMDQAAVEQPFSIKVGERQDVTAVLDAGVLAISAPGAKYIEVSGAAKDIQGNRKQFGYAFAETHQTTLPAGDYAVSAERGDPAVKTEAPATVKAGERTEITVP from the coding sequence ATGTTGCTGGCGCTTCTGCTGGCGACGGCGGCTTCGCTGGCAGGCGAACGGGCAATCATCGTGCTGGATGCCTCGGGCTCGATGTGGGGCCAGATCGGCAGCAAGCCAAAACTCGAAATCGCGCGCGAAACCCTGCGAACGGTGCTGAAGTCCATACCCGCCGATATGGAACTGGGCCTGATCGCCTATGGCCATCGCGAGAAGGGAAGCTGCGAGGACATAGAGCTGGTGGTTCCGCCGGCAACCGGCACCGCCGCCACCATCATCGATGCGGCCGAAAAGATGCGCTTTCTCGGCAAGACGCCGCTGACCGCCGCGGTCAGGCAGGCGGCGGAATCGCTGAGATTCACGGAAGAGAAATCGACCGTCATCCTCATCACCGACGGGCTGGAGACCTGCAACGCCGATCCCTGCGCGCTGGCGACGGAACTGGAGCAGGGCGGCGTCGACTTCACCGCTCATGTGGTGGGATTCGGGCTATCGGAGGAGGAGGGCAGGCAGGTCGCCTGCCTCGCCGAAAACACCGGCGGCAAGTATCTGCCGGCGGCCGATGCCGGCCAGTTGACCGACGCGCTCGAACAGGTGGTGCAGGCTGAGCCAGCCCCCGCGCCGCAGCCTGCGCCCGAACCCGCGCCGGATTTCAACTTCGCTCCATCCGCCACCATGTCGGAAGGCGGGCCGGAACTCGGCCGGGACGACAATTTGGTCTGGGAGGTTTATGCCGCTAATGCCGATGGCTCGCGCGGCGAGAACGTCGTCACCGACTACTATGGCGGCTGGAAAGGCAGGCTGGAGCCCGGCGACTATATCGTCAATGCGCGGCTCGATCATGCCGCTGTCGAACAGAAGGTCACGATCGAGCCTGACAAGGTTGCCACGCCGCATTTCGTACTCGATGCCGGCAGGCTGGTGATCCGCGCAAGAGCCAGCGAGGGCGCCGCGATCGCGGACAATGCCGCCATCAACGTCCGCTATCCCAGTGACGGCGACACCACATATTACGGCGAGATGAAGGCCGTGTTTCCAGCTGGAGAACAGGTCCTGACGATCAAGCTCGGCGACGGCGCGGTGACGGAGACGATTGCGCTCAAGGCCGGCCAGACGATCGAGAAGGACGTCATCGTCGGCGTCGGACGCGCGGTGGTCAATGCGCTCTATGCGGCCGGCGGCGACAGGGTGGATTCCGGCAACATGTTCACGCGGATATTCAAGGCGAAGAAGAAGATCGACGGAACGCGGGAGGAGCTCAGCTACGCCTACGGTCCCGACGCCGCTTTCGATCTTCCGGCGGGCGATTATGTGGCGCTGGTCGCAATGGACCAGGCGGCAGTCGAACAGCCGTTTTCGATCAAGGTCGGCGAGCGTCAGGACGTGACCGCGGTGCTCGATGCGGGCGTCCTGGCGATCTCCGCGCCGGGCGCGAAATATATCGAGGTGTCCGGCGCGGCGAAGGACATACAGGGCAACCGCAAGCAGTTCGGCTATGCCTTCGCCGAAACGCACCAGACGACCCTGCCTGCGGGCGACTATGCGGTCTCGGCGGAGCGGGGCGATCCCGCTGTGAAGACCGAGGCTCCCGCCACGGTCAAGGCCGGCGAGAGGACCGAGATCACCGTCCCCTAG
- the edd gene encoding phosphogluconate dehydratase: MSARAEIEAITRCIRERSRLGREAYLDRILHAASTTANRAVLGCGNLAHGFAVCSPAEKQMLAGDRVPNLGIVTSYNDMLSAHQPFETFPALIKQAAREAGGMAQVAGGVPAMCDGVTQGQPGMELSLFSRDVIAMATAIGLSHNMFDAAVYLGVCDKIVPGLLIGALTFGHLPAVFIPAGPMTSGMPNDEKAKVRQLYAEGKVGRAELLEAESKSYHGPGTCTFYGTANSNQMLMEIMGLHTPGASFVNPNTPLRDALTREAAKRALAITQLGNAYTPVGRMIDERSIVNGIVGLHATGGSTNHTIHLIAMAAAAGITITWQDISDLSDHVPLLARVYPNGLADVNHFHAAGGMGFLIRELLDAGYLHEDVQTVWGEGLRPYAIEPLLGADGTVERRPAPKESGNEKVLSTAAKPFQATGGLKVLGGNLGRAIIKVSAVKPERRLVEAPAIVFDSQQALNDAFKAGDLDRDFIAVVRFQGPRANGMPELHKLTTVLGVLQDRGHRVALVTDGRMSGASGKVPAAIHVTPEAVEGGPIGRIRDGDLIRLDAEEGTLEVLLPAGELEARPSLVPDLAANAHGMGRELFAGFRQLAGRADHGATAFAA; the protein is encoded by the coding sequence ATGAGCGCACGCGCGGAGATCGAAGCCATTACCCGCTGCATCCGCGAGCGTTCCCGGCTGGGGCGCGAGGCCTATCTCGACCGCATCCTGCATGCGGCGAGCACCACCGCCAACCGCGCCGTGCTCGGCTGCGGCAACCTCGCCCACGGTTTTGCCGTCTGCTCGCCGGCCGAAAAGCAGATGCTTGCCGGCGACCGCGTGCCGAACCTCGGCATCGTCACCTCCTACAACGACATGCTGTCGGCGCATCAGCCCTTCGAGACCTTTCCGGCGCTCATCAAGCAGGCCGCGCGCGAGGCCGGCGGCATGGCGCAGGTGGCGGGCGGCGTGCCGGCAATGTGCGACGGCGTCACGCAGGGCCAGCCGGGCATGGAGCTGTCGCTGTTCTCGCGCGACGTCATCGCCATGGCGACCGCCATCGGCCTGTCGCACAACATGTTCGACGCCGCCGTCTATCTCGGCGTCTGCGACAAGATCGTGCCGGGCCTCCTCATCGGCGCGCTGACCTTCGGCCACCTGCCGGCCGTCTTCATTCCCGCCGGGCCGATGACCAGCGGCATGCCCAACGACGAGAAGGCGAAGGTGCGGCAGCTCTATGCGGAGGGCAAGGTCGGTCGGGCCGAATTGCTGGAGGCGGAATCGAAGTCCTATCACGGCCCCGGCACCTGTACCTTCTACGGCACGGCGAACTCCAACCAGATGCTGATGGAGATCATGGGCCTGCACACGCCGGGCGCTTCCTTCGTCAACCCGAACACGCCGCTGCGCGATGCTCTCACCCGCGAGGCGGCGAAGCGCGCGCTGGCCATCACGCAGCTCGGCAACGCCTACACGCCCGTCGGCCGGATGATCGACGAGCGCTCCATCGTCAACGGCATTGTCGGGCTGCACGCGACGGGAGGCTCGACCAACCATACGATCCATCTGATCGCCATGGCGGCGGCCGCCGGCATCACCATAACCTGGCAGGACATTTCGGACCTCTCCGACCATGTGCCGCTGCTGGCGCGCGTCTATCCGAACGGGCTCGCCGACGTGAACCACTTCCATGCGGCGGGCGGCATGGGCTTCCTGATCCGCGAACTGCTCGACGCCGGCTATCTGCACGAGGACGTGCAGACGGTCTGGGGCGAAGGGCTGCGCCCCTACGCCATCGAGCCGCTGCTCGGCGCGGACGGCACCGTGGAACGCCGGCCCGCGCCGAAGGAAAGCGGCAACGAAAAGGTGCTTTCGACGGCGGCGAAGCCATTCCAGGCGACGGGCGGCCTGAAGGTGCTCGGCGGCAATCTCGGCCGCGCCATCATCAAGGTGTCAGCGGTGAAGCCGGAGCGGCGCTTGGTGGAAGCGCCGGCGATCGTCTTCGACAGCCAGCAGGCGCTGAACGACGCCTTCAAGGCGGGCGATCTCGACCGCGATTTCATCGCCGTGGTGCGCTTCCAGGGTCCCCGGGCCAACGGCATGCCGGAACTGCACAAGCTGACGACGGTGCTCGGCGTGCTGCAGGATCGCGGACACAGGGTGGCGCTGGTCACGGATGGCCGCATGTCGGGCGCGTCCGGCAAGGTGCCGGCGGCGATCCATGTCACGCCGGAAGCGGTGGAGGGCGGCCCGATCGGCCGCATCCGCGACGGCGACCTCATCCGGCTCGACGCGGAGGAAGGCACGCTGGAGGTGCTGCTGCCGGCAGGGGAGCTTGAAGCGCGGCCCAGTCTCGTGCCGGACCTCGCCGCCAATGCGCATGGCATGGGCCGCGAACTCTTCGCCGGCTTCCGCCAGCTCGCCGGCCGCGCCGATCATGGAGCGACCGCCTTCGCGGCGTAG
- the pgl gene encoding 6-phosphogluconolactonase encodes MARERVSAVAELDWHIAASSAALAEELADLVSARLTAAVAARGAGFLAVSGGSTPKLFFQVLSKRALDWEKITVTLIDERFVAPSSPRSNQGLVESNLLQNAARRAKFVPLYNGADDPEEGARLAGEALAKAPWPLDVAVLGMGNDGHTASMFPDAPNLAALVDPKGQRKVASVHAESAGEPRLTMTLPAIVSAGALVLHIEGPAKKEALDAALEKSGEPRKPIATVIGSAPQVEVFWTAG; translated from the coding sequence ATGGCACGAGAGCGAGTGAGCGCCGTGGCCGAACTCGACTGGCACATTGCCGCATCATCCGCCGCGCTGGCCGAGGAACTCGCCGATCTGGTGAGCGCTCGCCTCACGGCAGCGGTTGCGGCACGAGGCGCGGGCTTCCTCGCCGTCTCCGGCGGCTCGACGCCAAAACTTTTCTTCCAGGTGCTGTCGAAGCGCGCGCTGGATTGGGAGAAGATCACCGTCACGCTGATCGACGAGCGCTTCGTCGCGCCTTCCTCGCCGCGCTCCAATCAGGGTCTGGTGGAGTCGAATCTGCTTCAGAACGCGGCGCGGCGGGCGAAATTCGTGCCGCTCTACAATGGCGCGGACGATCCGGAGGAAGGCGCGCGGCTTGCGGGCGAGGCCCTCGCAAAGGCTCCGTGGCCGCTCGACGTGGCGGTGCTCGGCATGGGCAATGACGGGCATACGGCATCCATGTTCCCGGATGCCCCCAACCTCGCGGCCCTCGTCGATCCGAAGGGCCAGCGGAAGGTCGCCTCGGTCCATGCGGAAAGCGCGGGCGAACCGCGCCTGACAATGACGCTGCCGGCGATCGTCTCGGCCGGCGCGCTGGTCCTGCACATCGAAGGCCCGGCAAAGAAAGAGGCGCTGGACGCCGCTCTGGAGAAGAGCGGCGAGCCGCGCAAGCCGATCGCCACGGTGATCGGCAGCGCACCCCAAGTGGAGGTTTTCTGGACGGCCGGGTGA